A genomic window from Lotus japonicus ecotype B-129 chromosome 1, LjGifu_v1.2 includes:
- the LOC130732847 gene encoding replication protein A 70 kDa DNA-binding subunit C-like, whose product MAIKVDDVSDVNNSKDTWNIVTKVVRLWVSPSFSGGKLPFSMELVLMDSKGCQIHASVRKTLVYRFHPLLTEGRVYQISYFGVGDNLGDFRTTTHQFKINFHIHTKVKEIGNCPITKSPYSFISLSEIMFNDPDPSYLIDIIGILTGSSGEQEYEKDGKIQKRVTIELFQDGVRLECAFFGNYVGQILGQLAAGDMTNAVVVVQYAKIKPFRGRPSVQNVYGATKILFNPDVQNVYGATKIC is encoded by the exons ATGGCAATCAAAGTTGATGATGTCTCAGATGTGAATAATTCAAAGGATACTTGGAACATCGTTACAAAGGTGGTTCGTTTGTGGGTTAGTCCCAGCTTCAGTGGAGGGAAATTGCCATTCTCAATGGAGTTGGTGTTGATGGATTCAAAG GGTTGTCAGATTCATGCTTCAGTGAGGAAAACTTTGGTCTATAGGTTCCACCCCCTGTTGACTGAAGGTCGGGTCTATCAGATTTCATATTTTGGTGTTGGGGACAATCTTGGTGATTTTAGAACAACTACTCATCAGTTTAAAATTAACTTTCATATTCATACCAAAGTGAAGGAGATTGGAAACTGTCCAATAACCAAAAGTCCTTACTCTTTCATTTCTTTGTCTGAGATTATGTTCAATGATCCGGATCCTTCTTATCTAatag atATCATTGGTATCCTTACTGGATCAAGCGGTGAGCAAGAGTATGAGAAGGATGGGAAAATTCAAAAGAGAGTTACGATCGAGCTTTTTCAAGATGG GGTTCGTCTTGAATGTGCCTTCTTTGGTAACTATGTTGGACAGATTCTTGGGCAATTGGCTGCTGGTGACATGACAAATGCAGTAGTTGTTGTTCAATATGCTAAAATTAAACCATTCAGAG GGAGGCCAAGTGTTCAGAATGTGTATGGTGCTACTAAGATTTTATTTAATCCAGATGTTCAGAATGTGTATGGTGCTACTAAGATTTGTTAA
- the LOC130731938 gene encoding uncharacterized protein LOC130731938 gives MRKELANKQIKFKHYIFTPIRILKRAKELLYLKGVRNRSASRPGNYGHAASSIQISSHHLQAKSTNILNNTMPRATGDKRLNELSRTVPIKNAENQTKLFTHLGMETRGANYNIQRQRQRSTMGYKYNRMKMSYRTEVRKMETVDEDKPCYFEEDRSDNSNSNLLYLYPRTRNYGGINRRVMFHQ, from the coding sequence ATGAGAAAGGAATTAGCAAACAAGCAAATCAAGTTTAAGCACTACATTTTTACTCCTATCAGAATTCTCAAGAGAGCGAAGGAACTTCTATACTTGAAGGGAGTGAGGAATCGTAGTGCTTCAAGACCTGGTAATTATGGTCATGCAGCTTCTTCTATTCAGATTTCTTCACACCACCTTCAGGCTAAGAGCACCAATATCCTCAACAATACTATGCCAAGGGCAACTGGTGACAAGAGACTCAACGAGCTTTCGAGAACGGTGCCGATCAAAAATGCGGAGAATCAAACAAAGCTTTTCACACATCTAGGGATGGAAACCAGGGGTGCTAATTATAATATTCAAAGGCAAAGGCAACGGAGTACTATGGGGTATAAATATAATAGAATGAAAATGAGTTACCGCACTGAAGTGAGGAAGATGGAGACAGTTGATGAAGATAAACCTTGTTATTTTGAGGAAGATCGAAGTGATAATTCTAACTCTAATCTTTTGTATCTGTATCCAAGAACAAGGAACTATGGTGGTATTAACAGGCGCGTTATGTTTCATCAGTGA
- the LOC130732842 gene encoding cryptochrome-1-like gives MSGGGCSSIVWFRRDLRVEDNPALTAAVRAGAVVAVFVWAPEEEGQYHPGRVSRWWLKQSLAHLDSSLRNLGTPLITKRSTDSVSSLLEVVESTGATQIFFNHLYDPLSLIRDHRAKEVLTSQGITVRSFNADLLYEPWDVNDANGQPFTTFDAFWGRCLSMPYDPESPLLPPKRIIPGDVSKCSCDALMFEDESEKASNALLARGWSPGWSNANKALTTFINGPLIEYSQNRRKADSATTSFLSPHLHFGEVSVKKVFHLVRIKQVLWANEGYCAGEESVNLFLKSIGLREYSRYISFNHPYSHERPLLGHLKFFPWVVNEGYFKAWRQGRTGYPLVDAGMRELWATGWLHDRIRVVVSSFFVKVLQLPWRWGMKYFWDTLLDADLESDALGWQYISGTLPDGCEFDRIDNPQFEGYKFDPNGEYVRRWLPELARLPTEWIHHPWNAPEPVLQAAGIELGSNYPLPIVEIEAAKVRLEEALLEMWQLEAASRAAIENGTEEGLGDSSESVPLAFPQDVHMEESHEIVRNNPPPITRRYQDQMVPSMTSSLVRVEEEETSLDLRNTAEDSSRAEVPVNVTAQQNAVDTLNEGMLQTVHRNTLQYNHTAMELRNAADDSTVDSSGSSRRERDGGIVPEWFPPASSYSEQFVGDENGIGSSSSYLQRHPQSRQLVNWRRLPQTG, from the exons atgtcAGGTGGTGGATGCAGCAGCATAGTGTGGTTCAGGAGAGATCTGAGGGTGGAGGATAACCCGGCGTTGACGGCTGCAGTGAGAGCAGGTGCGGTAGTGGCGGTTTTCGTCTGGGCGCCGGAGGAAGAGGGTCAATACCACCCTGGAAGGGTTTCTAGGTGGTGGTTGAAGCAGAGTTTAGCTCACCTTGATTCCTCTTTGAGAAATCTTGGTACTCCACTTATCACTAAGAGATCCACTGATAGTGTTTCTTCTTTGTTGGAGGTTGTTGAGTCCACTGGTGCTACTCAAATCTTCTTTAACCATTTATATG ATCCCCTGTCACTTATCAGGGATCACCGAGCAAAAGAGGTTCTGACTTCTCAGGGCATAACAGTACGTTCCTTCAATGCTGATTTATTATATGAACCATGGGATGTCAATGATGCCAATGGCCAACCATTCACAACTTTCGATGCTTTTTGGGGAAGATGTCTTAGCATGCCTTATGATCCCGAGTCACCTCTTCTCCCACCTAAAAGGATTATTCCAG GTGATGTATCAAAGTGCTCTTGTGATGCGTTGATGTTTGAAGATGAATCAGAGAAGGCAAGCAATGCACTTCTTGCTCGAGGATGGTCACCTGGGTGGAGCAATGCTAACAAGGCATTGACCACATTCATAAATGGTCCACTGATTGAGTACTCTCAAAATCGCAGGAAGGCAGACAGTGCCACTACATCATTTCTCTCACCCCATTTGCATTTTGGTGAGGTGAGTGTCAAAAAAGTCTTCCATCTTGTCCGCATCAAACAAGTTTTGTGGGCCAATGAAGGATACTGTGCTGGTGAAGAAAGTGTGAACTTATTCCTTAAGTCTATTGGTCTCAGAGAATATTCAAGATATATCAGTTTCAACCACCCCTACAGCCATGAAAGGCCTCTTCTTGGCCACCTTAAGTTCTTTCCTTGGGTAGTAAATGAAGGCTATTTTAAGGCATGGAGACAAGGCAGAACGGGCTACCCATTAGTAGATGCTGGAATGAGAGAGTTATGGGCAACTGGTTGGCTGCATGATCGGATACGTGTTGTCGTTTCTAGTTTCTTTGTGAAGGTTCTGCAGCTTCCTTGGAGATGGGGAATGAAATATTTTTGGGATACCCTCTTGGATGCAGATCTTGAGAGCGATGCTCTTGGCTGGCAGTACATATCTGGTACTTTACCTGATGGTTGTGAATTTGACCGTATAGATAATCCACAG TTTGAAGGTTACAAATTTGACCCAAATGGAGAATATGTACGCCGCTGGCTTCCAGAACTTGCTAGATTACCAACTGAGTGGATACATCATCCATGGAATGCACCAGAACCAGTGCTTCAAGCTGCTGGAATTGAGCTGGGATCAAATTATCCTCTTCCAATTGTGGAAATAGAGGCAGCAAAAGTCAGACTAGAAGAAGCTCTATTAGAAATGTGGCAACTCGAGGCAGCTTCAAGAGCTGCAATTGAAAATGGAACTGAGGAAGGACTTGGAGACTCCTCTGAATCTGTCCCTCTTGCTTTCCCTCAAGACGTACATATGGAGGAAAGTCATGAGATTGTTAGGAACAACCCCCCTCCCATTACTCGACGCTACCAGGACCAGATGGTTCCAAGCATGACTTCTTCCCTGGTgagagtggaagaggaagaaacttcATTGGATCTTCGAAACACGGCAGAAGATAGCAGCAGAGCTGAAGTTCCAGTAAATGTAACCGCACAACAAAATGCAGTAGACACATTGAATGAAGGGATGTTGCAGACTGTTCATAGGAATACTCTGCAATACAATCATACTGCAATGGAGCTGAGAAATGCAGCTGACGATTCCACAGTAGATTCTTCAGGTAGTAGCAGGAGAGAAAGGGACGGAGGCATAGTTCCGGAATGGTTTCCACCAGCTTCCAGTTACTCAGAACAATTTGTAGGAGATGAAAATGGTATAGGAAGCAGTTCATCTTACTTGCAAAGGCATCCTCAGTCTCGCCAATTGGTGAATTGGAGGCGGTTACCACAGACTGG GTGA
- the LOC130739946 gene encoding uncharacterized protein LOC130739946, with amino-acid sequence MTSLVLETYDGQTNSQDHLLRFNVKMAISAVSDVVKCRMLPSTFRGTAMTWFMALPQGSIKKFRDFASKFLGQFSAGEVKDLFQIRQEEQETLKQYMERYSAVSARFEEAEPRTCVCAFKNGLSSGKLSCELGRKPARSMTEVRTRARDYIIEEEDDACKRKRLKAAKVSLARKWIHDKEASNVLKVKEVGQLIKEFKGKPLYSRKDSMERKPSRRATNFRRRKRPKWNAGDESAKSLLEAMVAEKGEDSEYEIDPWHNDKGRSKWCVYHNLGGHNTSDCVSLKGQIRQLIKARQPRVTGHGLDKDSMKRAPNAGNEKINMAKEKEAEEHVDDRGGTRVLLDQGSSADIIYGDAFGQLGLTDKDLMPYTGNLVGFLGKQVRVRSYVELDTVFGVGEDAEVLRIRYLVLRVVAVYNVIIGRNTLNRLHAVISTATSR; translated from the exons ATGACAAGCCTCGTGTTGGAGACGTACGACGGACAAACCAATTCGCAAGATCATCTGCTACGTTTCAATGTGAAGATGGCGATAAGCGCGGTTTCTGATGTGGTAAAGTGTAGAATGCTTCCGTCCACATTCCGAGGTACAGCAATGACCTGGTTTATGGCCCTGCCACAGGGATCCATAAAGAAGTTCCGCGACTTTGCGTCGAAATTCCTGGGCCAGTTCTCTGCCGGCGAGGTCAAGGATCTGTTTCAGATTCGGCAGGAGGAGCAAGAGACGTTGAAGCAGTACATGGAACGGTACAGCGCCGTGTCCGCGAGATTTGAAGAGGCGGAACCTCGGACATGCGTATGCGCTTTTAAGAACGGATTGTCGTCAGGAAAGCTGAGCTGCGAGCTGGGTAGGAAACCAGCGCGCTCGATGACTGAGGTACGCACCCGAGCGAGAGACTACATcatagaagaagaagacgatGCGTGTAAGAGGAAACGGTTGAAGGCGGCAAAGGTGTCGCTGGCGAGGAAATGGATACACGACAAGGAAGCAAGTAATGTGCTGAAGGTTAAGGAAGTTGGCCAATTAATTAAGGAATTCAAGGGAAAGCCACTCTATTCGAGAAAAGATAGCATGGAGCGCAAGCCCTCTCGGCGGGCAACTAACTTTCGCCGACGAAAGAGGCCAAAGTGGAACGCGGGCGATGAATCGGCAAAGTCACTCCTGGAGGCGATGGTTGCGGAAAAAGGCGAGGATAGCGAGTACGAAATTGACCCCTGGCACAACGACAAGGGTCGGTCCAAGTGGTGCGTGTATCACAACCTGGGGGGCCATAACACCAGTGACTGTGTATCTCTGAAGGGCCAAATTAGGCAGTTGATCAAGGCGAGGCAACCACGGGTTACAGGACATGGGTTGGACAAGGACAGCATGAAGAGAGCGCCAAATGCAGGAAACGAGAAGATAAATATGGCGAAAGAAAAGGAAGCAGAGGAACACGTCGACGACAGGGGTGgaact AGGGTGCTTTTGGACCAAGGCAGCTCAGCAGATATCATCTACGGGGACGCGTTCGGACAGTTGGGGCTGACAGACAAGGATTTGATGCCATACACAGGAAACCTGGTAGGTTTCTTGGGAAAGCAGGTTCGGGTACGCAGCTATGTGGAGCTGGACACGGTTTTTGGAGTGGGCGAGGACGCCGAGGTCCTAAGGATAAGGTATCTGGTCCTACGGGTTGTAGCAGTTTATAACGTAATCATAGGACGAAACACTTTAAATCGCCTCCATGCAGTGATATCCACGGCCACCTCGCGATAA